A window of the Juglans microcarpa x Juglans regia isolate MS1-56 chromosome 5D, Jm3101_v1.0, whole genome shotgun sequence genome harbors these coding sequences:
- the LOC121265202 gene encoding transcriptional adapter ADA2-like isoform X1 — protein MGRSRAVLHPAEDDPNQRSKRKRTVSNVETMGITPSVEGISEGKVALYHCNYCNKDISGRIRMKCVMCPDFDLCVECFSVGAEVTPHKSNHPYRVMDNLSFPLICPDWNTDEEILLLEGIEMYGFGNWTEVAEHVGTKTKSQCIDHYNGVYMNSPCFPLPDMSHVMGKSRAELLAMAKGPGEVKKEIPKIGELTLKEESPFSGRLSCDESKKGLAWHSSSSLTSGTGTGLDSSSGNTFSGVIKKASNKVQTKDGTSTEEFQADRSIGEKKPRVLGDEEPSMTELSGYNFKRQEFEIEYDNDAEQVLADMEFRDTDGDAEHELKLRVLRIYSKRLDERKRRKDFILERNLLYPDPFEKSLSPEEREICRRYRVFMRFHSKEEHDELLKNIIEEQRIVKRIQDLQKARAAGCRTAAEANKFLEQKRNTGVEESEQGVNESAQGAGGKVLQRQNHLKVEFDASPQGVPKESPLLHPSGKDTSSAMQATSNSLQEWDITGFVGADLLSETEKRLCGEIRILPSHYLNMLQIISLEIMKGNVTKKSDAHSLFKVEPSKVDVVYDMLVQKGIAQA, from the exons ATGGGTCGGTCTCGGGCGGTGTTGCATCCTGCGGAGGATGATCCAAATCAAAG GTCCAAGAGGAAGAGGACTGTTTCCAATGTAGAAACTATGGGGATTACTCCTTCAG TTGAAGGAATTTCTGAAGGGAAAGTGGCTTTGTACCACTGTAATTATTGCAACAAAGATATTTCGGGGAGGATTCGAATGAAGTGCGTCATGTGCCCAGATTTTGACCTTTGTGTAGAATGTTTTTCTGTTGGAGCTGAAGTTACACCGCACAAGAGCAATCATCCTTATAGGGTTATG GACAATCTCTCTTTCCCACTTATATGTCCAGACTGGAATACAGATGAAGAGATATTACTTTTGGAG GGCATTGAAATGTATGGATTTGGTAACTGGACTGAAGTTGCTGAACATGTTGGAACAAAAACCAAATCACAATGTATTGACCACTATAATGGCGTATACATGAACTCTCCATGCTTTCCTCTCCCT GACATGTCGCATGTTATGGGTAAGAGTCGGGCGGAGCTCCTTGCTATGGCCAAAGGGCCCGGTGAAGTGAAAAAAG AAATTCCTAAGATTGGGGAGCTTACGCTGAAAGAAGAGTCTCCATTCTCAGGAAGACTCAG TTGTGATGAATCCAAAAAAGGTCTGGCTTGGCATTCCTCATCTAGCTTAACATCAG GAACAGGCACAGGTCTGGATTCAAGCAGTGGTAACACTTTCTCAGGTGTTATAAAGAAGGCCTCCAATAAAGTTCAGACTAAGGATGGGACTAGCACAGAAG AATTTCAGGCAGACAGGAGCATTGGAGAGAAAAAGCCTAGGGTTCTGGGGGATGAGGAACCTTCTATGACAGAATTGAGTGGCTATAACTTCAAGAGGCAGGAGTTTGAGATTGAATATGATAATGATGCAGAGCAGGTACTGGCAGATATGGAATTCAGGGATACTGATGGTGATGCTGAGCACGAATTGAAATTACGAGTTCTGCGTATCTACTCGAAAAG GCTTGATGAGAGAAAGCGCAGGAAAGATTTCATACTGGAAAGAAATTTACTTTACCCTGACCCTTTCGAGAAAAGCCTCTCACCTGAAGAGAGGGAGATATGCCGACGTTACAGGGTCTTCATGCGATTCCACTCAAAAGAAGAGCATGATGAGTTGCTTAAGAATATTATTGAGGAACAGCGTATAGTCAAAAGAATACAAGATCTTCAG AAAGCTCGAGCTGCAGGCTGTCGAACAGCTGCCGAGGCAAATAAGTTTCTTGAACAGAAGAGGAATACGGGAGTTGAAGAAAGTGAGCAGGGAGTTAATGAAAGTGCTCAAGGTGCAGGTGGTAAAGTCTTGCAAAGACAAAATCATCTCAAAGTTGAATTTGATGCCAGTCCTCAAGGAGTTCCTAAGGAGTCCCCTCTTCTACATCCCAGTGGCAAGGATACGTCTTCTGCAATGCAAGCTACTTCAAACTCTCTTCAAGAGTGGGACATCACTGGATTTGTAGGAGCGGATTTACTCTCTGAAACT GAGAAACGGCTTTGTGGTGAGATCAGAATACTACCTTCACATTATCTCAACATGCTGCAGATCATCTCACTAGAAATTATGAAGGGCAATGTCACCAAGAAGTCTGATGCCCATAGCTTGTTCAAGGTAGAACCGAGCAAAGTTGATGTAGTGTATGATATGCTTGTGCAAAAGGGGATTGCTCAAGCATGA
- the LOC121265202 gene encoding transcriptional adapter ADA2-like isoform X2, with translation MGRSRAVLHPAEDDPNQRSKRKRTVSNVETMGITPSVEGISEGKVALYHCNYCNKDISGRIRMKCVMCPDFDLCVECFSVGAEVTPHKSNHPYRVMDNLSFPLICPDWNTDEEILLLEGIEMYGFGNWTEVAEHVGTKTKSQCIDHYNGVYMNSPCFPLPDMSHVMGKSRAELLAMAKGPGEVKKEIPKIGELTLKEESPFSGRLSCDESKKGLAWHSSSSLTSGTGLDSSSGNTFSGVIKKASNKVQTKDGTSTEEFQADRSIGEKKPRVLGDEEPSMTELSGYNFKRQEFEIEYDNDAEQVLADMEFRDTDGDAEHELKLRVLRIYSKRLDERKRRKDFILERNLLYPDPFEKSLSPEEREICRRYRVFMRFHSKEEHDELLKNIIEEQRIVKRIQDLQKARAAGCRTAAEANKFLEQKRNTGVEESEQGVNESAQGAGGKVLQRQNHLKVEFDASPQGVPKESPLLHPSGKDTSSAMQATSNSLQEWDITGFVGADLLSETEKRLCGEIRILPSHYLNMLQIISLEIMKGNVTKKSDAHSLFKVEPSKVDVVYDMLVQKGIAQA, from the exons ATGGGTCGGTCTCGGGCGGTGTTGCATCCTGCGGAGGATGATCCAAATCAAAG GTCCAAGAGGAAGAGGACTGTTTCCAATGTAGAAACTATGGGGATTACTCCTTCAG TTGAAGGAATTTCTGAAGGGAAAGTGGCTTTGTACCACTGTAATTATTGCAACAAAGATATTTCGGGGAGGATTCGAATGAAGTGCGTCATGTGCCCAGATTTTGACCTTTGTGTAGAATGTTTTTCTGTTGGAGCTGAAGTTACACCGCACAAGAGCAATCATCCTTATAGGGTTATG GACAATCTCTCTTTCCCACTTATATGTCCAGACTGGAATACAGATGAAGAGATATTACTTTTGGAG GGCATTGAAATGTATGGATTTGGTAACTGGACTGAAGTTGCTGAACATGTTGGAACAAAAACCAAATCACAATGTATTGACCACTATAATGGCGTATACATGAACTCTCCATGCTTTCCTCTCCCT GACATGTCGCATGTTATGGGTAAGAGTCGGGCGGAGCTCCTTGCTATGGCCAAAGGGCCCGGTGAAGTGAAAAAAG AAATTCCTAAGATTGGGGAGCTTACGCTGAAAGAAGAGTCTCCATTCTCAGGAAGACTCAG TTGTGATGAATCCAAAAAAGGTCTGGCTTGGCATTCCTCATCTAGCTTAACATCAG GCACAGGTCTGGATTCAAGCAGTGGTAACACTTTCTCAGGTGTTATAAAGAAGGCCTCCAATAAAGTTCAGACTAAGGATGGGACTAGCACAGAAG AATTTCAGGCAGACAGGAGCATTGGAGAGAAAAAGCCTAGGGTTCTGGGGGATGAGGAACCTTCTATGACAGAATTGAGTGGCTATAACTTCAAGAGGCAGGAGTTTGAGATTGAATATGATAATGATGCAGAGCAGGTACTGGCAGATATGGAATTCAGGGATACTGATGGTGATGCTGAGCACGAATTGAAATTACGAGTTCTGCGTATCTACTCGAAAAG GCTTGATGAGAGAAAGCGCAGGAAAGATTTCATACTGGAAAGAAATTTACTTTACCCTGACCCTTTCGAGAAAAGCCTCTCACCTGAAGAGAGGGAGATATGCCGACGTTACAGGGTCTTCATGCGATTCCACTCAAAAGAAGAGCATGATGAGTTGCTTAAGAATATTATTGAGGAACAGCGTATAGTCAAAAGAATACAAGATCTTCAG AAAGCTCGAGCTGCAGGCTGTCGAACAGCTGCCGAGGCAAATAAGTTTCTTGAACAGAAGAGGAATACGGGAGTTGAAGAAAGTGAGCAGGGAGTTAATGAAAGTGCTCAAGGTGCAGGTGGTAAAGTCTTGCAAAGACAAAATCATCTCAAAGTTGAATTTGATGCCAGTCCTCAAGGAGTTCCTAAGGAGTCCCCTCTTCTACATCCCAGTGGCAAGGATACGTCTTCTGCAATGCAAGCTACTTCAAACTCTCTTCAAGAGTGGGACATCACTGGATTTGTAGGAGCGGATTTACTCTCTGAAACT GAGAAACGGCTTTGTGGTGAGATCAGAATACTACCTTCACATTATCTCAACATGCTGCAGATCATCTCACTAGAAATTATGAAGGGCAATGTCACCAAGAAGTCTGATGCCCATAGCTTGTTCAAGGTAGAACCGAGCAAAGTTGATGTAGTGTATGATATGCTTGTGCAAAAGGGGATTGCTCAAGCATGA
- the LOC121265202 gene encoding transcriptional adapter ADA2-like isoform X3 → MKCVMCPDFDLCVECFSVGAEVTPHKSNHPYRVMDNLSFPLICPDWNTDEEILLLEGIEMYGFGNWTEVAEHVGTKTKSQCIDHYNGVYMNSPCFPLPDMSHVMGKSRAELLAMAKGPGEVKKEIPKIGELTLKEESPFSGRLSCDESKKGLAWHSSSSLTSGTGTGLDSSSGNTFSGVIKKASNKVQTKDGTSTEEFQADRSIGEKKPRVLGDEEPSMTELSGYNFKRQEFEIEYDNDAEQVLADMEFRDTDGDAEHELKLRVLRIYSKRLDERKRRKDFILERNLLYPDPFEKSLSPEEREICRRYRVFMRFHSKEEHDELLKNIIEEQRIVKRIQDLQKARAAGCRTAAEANKFLEQKRNTGVEESEQGVNESAQGAGGKVLQRQNHLKVEFDASPQGVPKESPLLHPSGKDTSSAMQATSNSLQEWDITGFVGADLLSETEKRLCGEIRILPSHYLNMLQIISLEIMKGNVTKKSDAHSLFKVEPSKVDVVYDMLVQKGIAQA, encoded by the exons ATGAAGTGCGTCATGTGCCCAGATTTTGACCTTTGTGTAGAATGTTTTTCTGTTGGAGCTGAAGTTACACCGCACAAGAGCAATCATCCTTATAGGGTTATG GACAATCTCTCTTTCCCACTTATATGTCCAGACTGGAATACAGATGAAGAGATATTACTTTTGGAG GGCATTGAAATGTATGGATTTGGTAACTGGACTGAAGTTGCTGAACATGTTGGAACAAAAACCAAATCACAATGTATTGACCACTATAATGGCGTATACATGAACTCTCCATGCTTTCCTCTCCCT GACATGTCGCATGTTATGGGTAAGAGTCGGGCGGAGCTCCTTGCTATGGCCAAAGGGCCCGGTGAAGTGAAAAAAG AAATTCCTAAGATTGGGGAGCTTACGCTGAAAGAAGAGTCTCCATTCTCAGGAAGACTCAG TTGTGATGAATCCAAAAAAGGTCTGGCTTGGCATTCCTCATCTAGCTTAACATCAG GAACAGGCACAGGTCTGGATTCAAGCAGTGGTAACACTTTCTCAGGTGTTATAAAGAAGGCCTCCAATAAAGTTCAGACTAAGGATGGGACTAGCACAGAAG AATTTCAGGCAGACAGGAGCATTGGAGAGAAAAAGCCTAGGGTTCTGGGGGATGAGGAACCTTCTATGACAGAATTGAGTGGCTATAACTTCAAGAGGCAGGAGTTTGAGATTGAATATGATAATGATGCAGAGCAGGTACTGGCAGATATGGAATTCAGGGATACTGATGGTGATGCTGAGCACGAATTGAAATTACGAGTTCTGCGTATCTACTCGAAAAG GCTTGATGAGAGAAAGCGCAGGAAAGATTTCATACTGGAAAGAAATTTACTTTACCCTGACCCTTTCGAGAAAAGCCTCTCACCTGAAGAGAGGGAGATATGCCGACGTTACAGGGTCTTCATGCGATTCCACTCAAAAGAAGAGCATGATGAGTTGCTTAAGAATATTATTGAGGAACAGCGTATAGTCAAAAGAATACAAGATCTTCAG AAAGCTCGAGCTGCAGGCTGTCGAACAGCTGCCGAGGCAAATAAGTTTCTTGAACAGAAGAGGAATACGGGAGTTGAAGAAAGTGAGCAGGGAGTTAATGAAAGTGCTCAAGGTGCAGGTGGTAAAGTCTTGCAAAGACAAAATCATCTCAAAGTTGAATTTGATGCCAGTCCTCAAGGAGTTCCTAAGGAGTCCCCTCTTCTACATCCCAGTGGCAAGGATACGTCTTCTGCAATGCAAGCTACTTCAAACTCTCTTCAAGAGTGGGACATCACTGGATTTGTAGGAGCGGATTTACTCTCTGAAACT GAGAAACGGCTTTGTGGTGAGATCAGAATACTACCTTCACATTATCTCAACATGCTGCAGATCATCTCACTAGAAATTATGAAGGGCAATGTCACCAAGAAGTCTGATGCCCATAGCTTGTTCAAGGTAGAACCGAGCAAAGTTGATGTAGTGTATGATATGCTTGTGCAAAAGGGGATTGCTCAAGCATGA